Sequence from the Enhydrobacter sp. genome:
GTCTGGCGTCGTCTCCACCATGAGTTCGCCCAGCCGCACCGACATGCCGGTGGCGGCGCCGCTCTGCTGGACGATGTGGTTGCCGAGCTCTTCCATCACGCCGCTCCGCTCACCGCACGATGGTGCCGGTGCGGCGGATCTTCTTCTGGAGCTGCAGGATGCCGTAGAGCAGCGCCTCGGCCGTCGGCGGACAGCCCGGGACGTAGACGTCGACCGGCACGATGCGGTCGCAGCCGCGCACCACCGAGTAGCTGTAGTGATAGTAGCCGCCGCCGTTGGCGCACGAGCCCATCGAGATGACGTAGCGCGGCTCGGCCATCTGGTCGTAGATCTTGCGCAGCGCCGGCGCCATCTTGTTGCACAGCGTGCCGGCCACGATCATGACGTCGGCCGAGCGCGGGCTCGGCATCGGCGCGAAGCCGAAGCGGTCGAGGTCGTAGCGGCTCATCCAGGCATGGATCATCTCGACGCCGCAGCAGGCCAGGCCGAAGGTCAGGCCCCACAGCGAGCCGGTGCGCGCCCAGGTGACGAGCTTGTCGAGCTGGGCGACGACGAAGCCCTTGTCGGCCAGTTCGTCGTTCAATGCACGCGACAGCGCCGCGTTCGCGGCCGGATCGTGCTTGGGCTGGGCGATCACTCCCATTCCAGGGCTCCCTTGCGCCATTCGTAGACGAACCCGACGGTCAGCACGGCGAGGAAGAGCATCATCGACCAGAAGCCGAACACGCCGATGT
This genomic interval carries:
- a CDS encoding NADH-quinone oxidoreductase subunit B; this encodes MGVIAQPKHDPAANAALSRALNDELADKGFVVAQLDKLVTWARTGSLWGLTFGLACCGVEMIHAWMSRYDLDRFGFAPMPSPRSADVMIVAGTLCNKMAPALRKIYDQMAEPRYVISMGSCANGGGYYHYSYSVVRGCDRIVPVDVYVPGCPPTAEALLYGILQLQKKIRRTGTIVR